CTTCACAAGCAAGAAAAGCTATATTGACAGATGACAACTTTGGAGGGGTAAGAATTGAAACCTTTGTAACAATTCCCAAAGATCCTTCACTTCCTAAAGACGCATACAGGTTGTTGAAGAAGGTAaacataaaatttcattgataAAGAGACAAAACCATCAACGACTAAGTAAAAAATTATCTCTTTTCACCTATAAATAGGTGCTTAAGGTCATATCCAGTATTGTCTTTTCTTAAAGTCCCAAGCATGTCGAGCACAGTACCATTTGCCAAAACTGCTTCAAGACCTGAAAGAAATATTTTAGATCAATGTTTTAGACTAACCACCTTTCTCAAAAGGAAAGTAAAAATTCTTAATTATCTTCAATAAAGGAAGATGATTCATCTTGATGCtgcctagaaaaataatttcccAGTAATAGTACAGTACCCTGAAACTGCTTTCAATAAACAGAGGCATTATCCAGCCGAGCAACACTGATCACTATGCAACATGAATAAATATGTAATTGTGATTACCTGTTCCTACTTACTCACATGCTAAATCTAATTCGTGTATAATGTACAAAGTCAAGTGGAATATCAGTTCAAATTTTACTCAGATGCTACCAGCAAAATCTACATTAGACAACTTAGGAATAACAGGGACCTTTTCAATTTAAACTTGAACTCCAAATGAGGCTACTGGCCGCAGATATCAGCATTATACATCAATTACAATTCAAGACATCAAAAGCAAATTCTATGCATAAGAGTGGTATCAGTATTGAACTGGAAAAGCATACCCAATATCAGTGCATAAAAAAGTTAAGAACATGAAAACGAGGAACAATGCTTACCAAGAACACTGCCATGTAGTGAACCATATCGCAGAAGACGTAGCCCACCAGCATTAGTTGATACATTTCCTCCAATTTGACAGCTACCTTTGGCTCCTAAATCTAGGGGCATAATAAATCTGAAAAGGAAccaaaacttcactaatacagcTAGATGTGTAAAGAAATACTCAATTACATATTTCAAGGCATGATCATGAAATTTGAGGACCATCGCCAAAAGCTTGAAACAGaattaaaatcagaaaaagatcTGTTAAATGAATAACATATGAACAAAACTTCTCCACTCCTCATAAAGCAAAATTTTGATCAGGCAAAAATAGAATAGAAGAAATTCTTTCATGCATACAATCTTTGAACACTAAGTACTTGTTCAACAGAGGTGACTGAAGTAATTTGGTGAGCTGGTGAATACACCAGGAACCCTAAGGTAGCAACATTACTATAGCAGAACCATTTtacaaccaccaaaaaaaaaattccacagAATTATCACATCTACTCAGGACTACAAGTGAAAATGGCATAATAGGACATCACAGTCATCATCAACTAACCATCTGTTATATTGAGTATTCTATGTTCTTTGCAGTCTCAGAGAAGAATTATGACAAAGTAGTGAATTTTTACCCTTCATCATCTAGGAAAGAAATCAAGTTTTCCAATATGCATCCTGCTTCACAAACCAGGACACCGCTGACCTGGAAAAGACAACAAAAGGAAAGACAATGGAACTCATCTCAGCAATTTGAGTTTACAACTGACATGataatttctaatttttaatttctAACCCAAGTTTGAAGTGGAAGGAAATGAAAATTAGCAAAGCCACACTAACACTCTAAAGAATGAAAACTCTGATAAAGAAAAGACAGTCTATTCCATTTCTACAACATCCtttcaaaatcaaaatgcaCAATGTGTATGTTAATAACAAAAGCCAGGCAAAATGCCTCAGTTGAATATCTGGCATGAAAGCAGAAATTTGAAATATAGATCAGTGAACTTACTATTACCTTGTCAAAAGAAAGGATGTTCCTCATTAAACCAACATTGATGATCACCTATGAAGTTTCAACATGAGACAAGTAAGCCAGGTGCCTGAGAATTTGAAGGTTTGGGAAATGCAACATGTGGAAGCCACTAGATTTTCCAAAAGCAGTTAATGTATTCCTGAATGCATTTTTAGATAGGTGTCGCTAGACCATTAGTTCAAAGTTGGTTTGACCACAAATGAATCCTTTTAGGACCCCAAAACTTGTCAAGACTGAACTATGATTAGATTGGCTGTGATAATATCTGATAGATCAAAACATTATCAGGATACTAGTTTCTTCATTCTACtatgaattcaaaattaaatgactCAACACTCAACAAAGAACAACCTTACTCCAAGTAATCCCCTGATCATTTAGTGATCAAACTTTTCAAATAGTATTAATTTTGTAATTTAACAAGTCTACAGCGCTTAAACTGCCAGCAGAAATCTACATGTCACCACAAAATCGATGCTTACATCCGACACCTTGTATTCCAATTAAAGTCTCTCCTCCTTGAAGCAATAATAAGATGTAGAAGTAAATCAATACCCTTTTCATCAACAATATACATTCTCCAAGCACAACACAAATTATGTTCCAATTAACTGCATTAAGAACATATTTACTACAGAATTCATCTTAGATAAACTGAAAGATTCAACGCACTATAAATTAATGAGTTATGATATATACCTCATCAAAAACAGGTACACTTCCACCCACAAGACCTGTGTTTCCACCTTGGGGAACAACAGCCAAGCACCTGGAATTACAGTATTTAAGAATCTGTGAAACCTGCATAAACCATGTGGGCACAACAGATGATTACGCTTGACTTctttgggtaaaaaaaaaaacccaatgtcttaaataaacaataaaaaaaagttatgtACTTCTTCAGTGTTCTTAGGCTGAAGCAGCAGCTTGCTCGAGCCTCTGTACTTGCCCATCCAATCAGTATTTGCAGCATCCAGTGCCAATGCATCCTGAACAACACCTCTCTCCCCTAATAGGGTCTTGAAATAGCTGATATCATCAGGGCTAATGATAGAAAACAAGGGATTTCTGTGCACTGTTGTGGCCACGGAATAAAAATATTTCCCCTGTTTGCTTTTACAGCTATTGTTCCAATTAACCGCTGTCGTTAGCATACAAATAAAACACCAATTATAAACTTAATAAGACAATCTGCATTTGTTTTGTCTACAACATAGGCAGGGCGTAGAAATTGATAATCTATTGATCTCCAGATAAGCTACGACTTATTAGCAAGAAAAAAGTCTTTAAATTTATATACCCCTCAAAGCAGTATAATTTCTTTTGTcataaattttcctaatctgAATTACTGAAATTCAATAACAAGACAACCAACTTGCTCCATCTTTGCTATTCATTGCTACAGTAGAAATAAAGACTACATAGGAGTACTTACCAATAAAATGGGATAGGGAAAAAACAGCATTCTGATACTAGCGGGTGTGTGTGATCATAGTTGATAATTGTGCACGTAAGTTTGGTACCTGAAGCGAACCTGCTAGAGAATTTGAGCAGACGGTCAGCAGCTCTCCATTTCTCCATCTCGTAGAGAATTTGATGACTATTGAGGGGCGAGCTATTTCATGATAGTGTCAGATTACTGGGCTATTAAGGGAGTTTTAGGACCAGTTTGGGCAAAGAAATATAGAAGAGACAAGTATTTGGATAAATTGGAGGctaacttattttttttttttatttttttttttttttttgggtaggagAGGCTGACTTTGTTGAAAGCTTCAGACTCGTTGCCATGCCCACTTCTATCCTGTCCTTTCTCTTGTGGTGCATGCGTCTTGTTCTCAACTATTTCTAATTgtgtaaaaattaattttaaaaacttaaaataaaaaaataaaaacttgttTCTGATTTTCAGCTTTTTATgtccaaaaaattcaaaatcaatataaaatataataaaataatttttaaaaatcaaaTCTTAAAAGTCATTTTGTGATTAAAGTCCATACTTCGACAATGTGCAGGTGCACTCAGTGCTGGTAAAAATAAATTGCATGTTTCATTCTCTTTTTACTTATTCCAATATGTCTTATTACCATTTTATTTGAAACtccaaaaaatacaaaagagacaATCACCCTTTGGTCATATGTCTGGCTTTTATTTTTAACTAATTCCATCCAAATTAGGTAATGGGAAAAAATTTAAAGTTCAATTTAGgagagaaaatgaaaagaaatcaaCATTTTCACATTGTCTTGTTTGtcgaaaatttggaaaaaaaaaaattttgatcatgAATGAATAGACAATGTGCATCTAAGGTACTTaacttccaattttttttttggggaggaGGGGTGTAAATAGATTGGGTGATACAGGAGAAAGCCGTCTAAATAAGAGATCATGACCTCAAGAGCTTCcacttaaaaaagaaaaagaaaaagtcttCCAATTTGAATTATTTAATTGTTCATTTTATTGGTAAACTAGGCAACTTAAATATGTTGACAAATAGTCTCACTTTTTTATCTATAACTTTTCCCACTTATtagaaggaaatgaaagaaagaaaaatcacttcattaatttttcaagaaacaatttCAATTGTTCtgcattctctttttttttccaaaaaaaaaaaaaagaaactcccAAGTTTCAATTATCCATCCAAACAAGCTTAAGGTGTTAAACAAAACTGAAGTAATGGGTCGGACAGGCACTGCCCGCTTGCTATTCGGATCCTTTCATTTTCCGAGCCCTATCCATCTCTCTCCTTCAGACTTCCCAAAGCCAAGTAGTCTATCAAAGCTAAATGGCGACTGCCACTGCTGCCGCTGCTGCTTCCATATCTTCTTCAGTGTCGTCTGTCTTAAACCAACCCCACCACCACCCTTCTCTAATCATCCGGCTTCCTCGGAGATGCTCCGCCGCCTTCTCTCGCCGACTCCTTGGGTCCCCAAATCCCCTGAAAACCTCATCATCTCTCTCCCGTTCTTCCTACCATGTCCTCTCCCGCTCGCCATTATTAAAAGCGCGGCGATGTTTAAACTTCTCTTTAGGATTCGTTCGGAACTCAGCATCGCACATTCCGCTTTCCCAAAAGCAAGATATCCCGAGTCTCCACCATTTCATGCCAAAAGCTACTCCCGTTCCTTCTGTTTCTGAACCCCAATTCGAGTAAGTTGGGGATTCCATCGATTTCATTTTTATGCGTGGTTTTATGTTTGTATTAATTATGGGTTCTGTCCGCTGGAAGTATTTGTCTTGGATAATCTGAGAAATCTGAGAAAGATTTAATCTCGAAGAATTGCCTGGTTGTTATTCAACTTGAAGCTTGTACGTTAGTAATGAGCTCAACTGTTAGTTACTGCTACAAAAATGAATAAGCCTTATCGGTTTATTTGGCTAGTAATCAAGCTAAAAGAGAAACCACTGAATGCAATTTTCGATTTTGCATCAGTATTTGACGTCATAATTGGATATGTTGGGATTATATTGTTTGAGCATATTCATTTTTAGTATCTCATTTAGTTATTATTGTATGCTCAACAATGCCATTATTTAACCTTTGCCTTCTTGACGCTTTCCGGTTTTGATGTTGAATAGTTGTATTTGCTCTTCATAGTGTTTAGTGTTGACTGATCATACAGATGGGTAACTTCTGAAACTAAAGCCGTTATATGCACAGAGTTGTTGTCTTGTCAACAGTGCAGTGTCTAATTACCAGCGACTTCATATACTTCTAGTTTTCTTAAACATAAAGTGCTCTTAAGTCCAATTAGAAATATCTCattgttatttcttttcttgtttgtttttgtcCTAGCTTGATAGCACCTACTGAAGTTCTTCCAAGAGGTCGTATTTATCAAGAAACATATGGATGTCAGATGAATGTCAATGATATGGAGATAGTATTATCTATCATGAAGAAAGCTGGGTATAGTGAAGTGGTGGATGTTCCTGAGAGTGCAGAGATAATATTTGTCAACACATGTGCTATTAGGGACAATGCAGAGCAAAAGGTATGGCAGAGGCTCAATTACTTTTGGTTTCTTAAGAGGCATTGGAAGAGCAATGTTGCCATTGGACGGTCACAGTCCCTGCATCCTCCGAAAGTTGTTGTTCTCGGCTGTATGGCTGAGAGGTTGAAGGAGAAGATATTAGATGCAGATAAGATGGTTGATGTTGTTTGTGGACCTGATGCTTATAGAGACCTGCCACGCCTATTAGAAGAGGTAGACTCTGGTCAAAAAGGGATTAACACTCTACTTTCACTTGAAGAAACTTATGCTGATATCAATCCTGTTCGTATCTCTAAAAATTCAATCAGTGCTTTTGTCTCAATTATGAGAGGTTGCAATAATATGTGCTCCTTTTGCATTGTGCCTTTCACCAGAGGCAGAGAGAGATCTAGGCCAGTGGAATCCATTGTTAGAGAGGTGGGAGAGCTTTGGAAAGAAGGTGTTAAAGAGGTGACGCTTCTTGGTCAGAATGTTAACAGTTACAATGACACATCCGGGcttgaaaaagaaattgaaccagGAGTAAACTGGAAACTTAGTGAAGGTTTTTCCAGCATGTGTAAGGTTAAAAAGATGGGTTTACGCTTTGCAGATCTCTTGGATAGACTTGCTGTGGAATTTCCGGAGATGCGGTTTAGATTCACTTCACCACACCCTAAAGATTTTCCTGATGAGTTGTTGTATGTAATGCGAGACAGACACAATATCTGCAAAAGCATCCATTTGCCTGCACAATCAGGGAACAGTAACATGCTGAAAAAGATGCGACGTGGCTATACACGAGAAGCATATTTAGAACTTGTGAGTAAGATACGGAGTATAATTCCTGATATGGGGATCAGCAGTGATTTTATTTGTGGTGAGAGTCTTATTCACATTGGTTTTACTCATCATATTCTTAGTtttcattaattattttatcttctcttctttgattttcttcattttattgcATTTTTCTGGTTCTTTTACACCTCATGGCTTGTCATCAAGTTCCTTGACTCTCCCTGATTATCAAATGGTACCACTGTCAATCATGAATCTCTGGGGTTTAAGTTTCATATGGATCCTGTAATTGCCAAGCACTCCCATGTTTTGGCAGTAGTTGACCAAATCTTCTTgagcttttaattttaattggtTGGACTATTTTGGGGATAGGATTGCTTATGAATCATTTCTTGTCTGAATAATTTGGTGCCTTGATGCAGGTTTTTGTGGTGAAACAGAGGAGGAGCACCAAGACACACTTACCCTGATGAAGGCTGTCAGTTATGATATGGCATACATGTTTGCATACAGTATGAGAGAGAAAACCCATGCCCACAGGAATTACATGGATGATGTTCTTGAAGATGTAAAGCAGAGACGGCTAACAGAGCTTATTGAAGCTTTCCGGGAGAGTACAGGTCAGTGCTTTGACTCCCAACTTGGCAGTGTCCAACTTGTGTTAGTTGAAGGGCCCAATAAGAGGGCCCCTGACACAGAGCTTATAGGCAAGAGCGATAGAGGCCACAGGGTATCTTTCAGAAACTTGCCTGTCCCTGATAGGGTTGAGAATGATGGTAAAAGGAATCCAAGAGttggtgattttgtggaagttcATATTTCAAAAACCTCAAGAGCGTCACTCTTTGGAGAAGCACTTGCGATTACTAAACTGAGCTCATTTTATGACAATCTACATGAACATGCTTTTGCCTGTGCTAGCAGAATTTGATCTATTCTTTTAAGGAGCCCCTGGTACAACTTTTTCCTCACTAAATTAATCTACTCAAAGGTCGTTTTGCTGTAATTACGGGTTTAAGTTTCATTCACCCCTTTGAATTATTGCTTGGTCTCAAAATTAAGTGCTTGTTCGGCAGACCTATATTACACAGTTTATATTTCTGGAGGAAATTCCATACCAAGCAACAGTTCTGGGGCTGAAGGGAGTAAATTGAATTTGCCCTTGATTACATCCTGGAAGCACAGGAAGCACAGGTGATTTCTATTGGTCTGGTTCCTTGGGATGGGCTCTGGACCTCCGTTAAAAGGGTAGGATATTTCTCTTGGTTTTGCGTGATGCTTGTAGTGAAAGATAGGCTTTTGTGTAGTTTCCCACTTTTCACTCAAACCAGGCGAAAATGCCAAGATCACAGAATCAAATGCAGGAGAGCAAAATACTTGGTAGCACTCTTTCTCAGAGTTATTAGAGAGTATCCAAGACACTCAGCAGTGCCAGTGAAATGGAGCTTCTCTGAAGCATGAATCTGGGAGGTTAAACATTCTCCAGTTCAGGTGGATCAGTGTCAGCAAGAAAATGGGTTTTGTACGCCAGGTTCATTTAATTTTACGTGAGATTATAGTTCTTAACTCCCAGAATCCATTGTCATTGAGTTTTGGTGTACGACTAGATTAGGACAAACAAAATACACATATGAGGAGTTTGGCATGAAAGCCCCACCGGGGGGGATTCTGATGCAAGTGAAAGGGATGAATTATACGGAAAGCTTTAGCTCGAACCCTGTACACCTTTTCTATCCTAGAGGCTCCGCATGTTTCCTGGTGTAAGTTCATTGCTGAAAGCTAAATGTAAGTCAactataattatatacataaaatatatataataatatgtataatttataattataccTATTATaacataaattaataataatttatatatcGATTTGTGGTAATTCATAATcattaaataaatattatatttaattatgaaTTCGTTTTGAGTTCAATTTAAGTCCAAAGTTCATATAAAAATGTGAATCAAGTTTGAGCCTCCTAATTTGAGCCTAAACTCGAAGGTCCAAAAGCCTGAAAGTTCTACTGAATCAcgtttgtgaaccaagtttgagCTTGTCAAAACTGGCTCATAGAGCCTAACCGACAGCCCTGCAGctaattgttttccttgacagcaACCGCATTCAGACGTTGCATGACCAAGTGATGAAATTTTAGGCTCAATGCATTATTACGCTATGCTAAAGACTCTGAAATACGGTAACACTTCATTGGAAaagtttattattattagagAGCTTTCAAAAGAATTACTGGTGTAGTGGAGGAAAAGTTTCCCAAGAAATACTTAATTGAATGCAAGGCAATTAGCTGTGTTTGGTTTTGCTTTTAGGCTTTTAGCTAATGTCAGGGGGTGCTGAGAACTGAGAAtgagtgtgtgtgtgaattTGTCGGGTTCTTGAGGAGaatgagaagagagagtgaCCAAAAAGAGCAGAGTGAAAATTGAAGAGTGATAAGGACAAGTCGAAGTAGACGAGACTTGTGAGGAAGCAAAGCAAAGCCATGGGGAGCGTCTTGAAAAATGAAGATGCAGCAGGAGCAGAAAATGGAGAGTTGAGTTCACCAGTCCCGCATTCACATTAATGTACACAGCAGTCAGTGTCGGCCGGGCGAGTCTGAGCGAGCAAGATGTTCTAAGTAGTAGTATTATGGTACCGACTATGCAAAAACTAAAAAGCGCATACATTCATTCGTTACGTAGGTTACAATACAATACCCCGTCCCGTGCGTCGGCGTCCTCATTAATGAATTCCCCGCCATTCTCTTCTTCTTAATGCTCCCGCCCTTCTCCGACGGATCCACAGAAATGACAGTGATGATGGATCACTCAGTTCACTGTTCCTTCGTTTTGTTACTTTCACTTCATTCCAGCCCTCAAAAAATGTGTGTGTTTGTAGTATTATTATCTGAGAACGCATCTACAAGCAAAAATGTTCGCTGCTGCGTCTCTTGCATAGTTAGCGTCCGATCTCGAGTCTGGACTGATTTTTATTCAAACGCACGCACAAGATGCATACCCATTTATTGCCTTTAAATACACATCTACTACGAGTAAAAAAGTTTGCTGCTGCGTCTCTGGCATAGTTAGGGTCCGCTAGGCTCTAGGCCTCTAGCTAACATAGTATAGTGCATCTAGGGGTACGGGTgatatcgagtcgagtcgagctcgagtagtgcactactcgagctcgactcgaggcAAAATAACtaggctcgagctcgaactcgtcAAGCTTTTaaaattcgagctcgagctcgagctcgacatcAATTTATGGAGCTCGAGATTGAGTTTaattaaatgtaattaattCAAATCAAGCTCAATCAAGCCTAATCAagctcaagtaataaaaattaatattttatatataattttaaataaaggatattattgacatttcacaataataaaaataaaaaatatatattatagaaAGCTCGATAGAGCTCGTCGAGTTCTCGAGTATTATATTTCCAAACTCAAACTCGACTCGATAGCTCTAACGAGCAGCTCGAGCTGTTGACCAAGTAGCTCGCGAGCTCCAGCCGAGCTACTTGGTTCAGCTCCAGCCCTATCTGGGGGTCACTGCAATGTTAAATtctagggttaattacatttacctcccctgaggtttgaccatattaccaaACAATCCCtataatttgtccaaataacggtctcaccctttgaatgatcaaacatttaagaaaaacccccttaatgccgaaaatacccttattgaggccatgttgcattaaaaaaagaacatatttttattttattaaccttgaagcaatccaaaaaaacagaaaaaaattttgcttattattttataaaaaccatatctttgcttccataaatagttttgaatcaataattattttaaatcttaaaaatgaatattaaaaattagataaattgaaagaaaaattaaaaaaagaagaaattattttaattgctgAAGTATGGTTCAAATTGAGGAAAACATGCCCTGTACTCTCCGCAACATGCCTTGAACCACAAATTCGAACCATActtgaggatttaaaataattgctcttttttatttttttttcaatttatctaatttttaatattcatttttaagatttaaaataattattgattcaaaactatttatggaagcaaagatatggtttttataaaataataagcaaaaacttttttctatttttttgaataaaataaaatatgttctttttttaatgcaatatagcctcaataagggcatttttggcattaagggggtttttgttaaatgtttgatcattcaaagggtgagaccgttatttggacaaattacagggattgattggtaatatggtcaaaTCTCAGGGGAAGTAAATATAATTAACCCTAAATTCTACTTAAAAATTTTCGGAAGCTTGGAtttttaagagttactatttcAGTTTCTCCAGTATCATACATAGTATTCTAAACCAGCCTTAGGTCATTAGAAATCCATTTTCACTTCCAACTTCATGCTTAATTTGTTTCCTAAGCAACTTTCCTGTTCGCCCTGCCAGATCTCtactttttttccccttatgATGCTAAATCTCTActtaatttatatatatgtcTTGTGCTTTTGCAATTCCTCATGATTATGAATAGTGGACTGAAAGATAAGGTGATTAATTGAGCCTGCGCAATCTGTTTTATGTTGAATTAGCTAAAAGTTAAACTAGTGTTGCTTAGATTAGAAAAACAGGACTAAGTGCTATAATACTCCCTAGTCAATTCCAATTAGTTTCTTCAAATCTCATTTTAATTCTCAACACGTCAAatcacacacgcac
The genomic region above belongs to Coffea arabica cultivar ET-39 chromosome 7c, Coffea Arabica ET-39 HiFi, whole genome shotgun sequence and contains:
- the LOC113699360 gene encoding D-2-hydroxyglutarate dehydrogenase, mitochondrial isoform X9 → MEKWRAADRLLKFSSRFASAVNWNNSCKSKQGKYFYSVATTVHRNPLFSIISPDDISYFKTLLGERGVVQDALALDAANTDWMGKYRGSSKLLLQPKNTEEVSQILKYCNSRCLAVVPQGGNTGLVGGSVPVFDEVIINVGLMRNILSFDKVSGVLVCEAGCILENLISFLDDEGFIMPLDLGAKGSCQIGGNVSTNAGGLRLLRYGSLHGSVLGLEAVLANGTVLDMLGTLRKDNTGYDLKHLFIGSEGSLGIVTKVSILTPPKLSSVNIAFLACEDYTSCQKLLLEAKKKLGGILSAFEFLDSDAMSLVLKHLDGVRNPLPPSIHNFYILIETTGSNETFDKENLEAFLLHSVESGLVANGVLAQDINQASSFWHIREGLPEALMKAGAVYKYDLSLPLEKMYDLVEEMRVQIGPAAKVVAYGHLGDGNLHLNISAPAYDDNILAKIEPFVYEWTSKNRGSISAEHGLGLMKAAKIHYSKSPETVQVMASIKKLLDPNGILNPYKVLPSSLLSQN
- the LOC113699360 gene encoding D-2-hydroxyglutarate dehydrogenase, mitochondrial isoform X7 — encoded protein: MEKWRAADRLLKFSSRFASAVNWNNSCKSKQGKYFYSVATTVHRNPLFSIISPDDISYFKTLLGERGVVQDALALDAANTDWMGKYRGSSKLLLQPKNTEEVSQILKYCNSRCLAVVPQGGNTGLVGGSVPVFDEVIINVGLMRNILSFDKVIVSGVLVCEAGCILENLISFLDDEGFIMPLDLGAKGSCQIGGNVSTNAGGLRLLRYGSLHGSVLGLEAVLANGTVLDMLGTLRKDNTGYDLKHLFIGSEGSLGIVTKVSILTPPKLSSVNIAFLACEDYTSCQKLLLEAKKKLGGILSAFEFLDSDAMSLVSSTTFLGTENHGQEVIKDKHGQDFTSIDLRALPLEFWYSYASGSIFMENLEAFLLHSVESGLVANGVLAQDINQASSFWHIREGLPEALMKAGAVYKYDLSLPLEKMYDLVEEMRVQIGPAAKVVAYGHLGDGNLHLNISAPAYDDNILAKIEPFVYEWTSKNRGSISAEHGLGLMKAAKIHYSKSPETVRLMIDFDYCVFELLPDTSCLDDNHSIICLCLSA
- the LOC113699360 gene encoding D-2-hydroxyglutarate dehydrogenase, mitochondrial isoform X3, with translation MEKWRAADRLLKFSSRFASGTKLTCTIINYDHTHPLVSECCFFPIPFYCCKSKQGKYFYSVATTVHRNPLFSIISPDDISYFKTLLGERGVVQDALALDAANTDWMGKYRGSSKLLLQPKNTEEVSQILKYCNSRCLAVVPQGGNTGLVGGSVPVFDEVIINVGLMRNILSFDKVIVSGVLVCEAGCILENLISFLDDEGFIMPLDLGAKGSCQIGGNVSTNAGGLRLLRYGSLHGSVLGLEAVLANGTVLDMLGTLRKDNTGYDLKHLFIGSEGSLGIVTKVSILTPPKLSSVNIAFLACEDYTSCQKLLLEAKKKLGGILSAFEFLDSDAMSLVSSTTFLGTENHGQEVIKDKHGQDFTSIDLRALPLEFWYSYASGSIFMENLEAFLLHSVESGLVANGVLAQDINQASSFWHIREGLPEALMKAGAVYKYDLSLPLEKMYDLVEEMRVQIGPAAKVVAYGHLGDGNLHLNISAPAYDDNILAKIEPFVYEWTSKNRGSISAEHGLGLMKAAKIHYSKSPETVQVMASIKKLLDPNGILNPYKVLPSSLLSQN
- the LOC113699360 gene encoding D-2-hydroxyglutarate dehydrogenase, mitochondrial isoform X1 — encoded protein: MEKWRAADRLLKFSSRFASGTKLTCTIINYDHTHPLVSECCFFPIPFYCCKSKQGKYFYSVATTVHRNPLFSIISPDDISYFKTLLGERGVVQDALALDAANTDWMGKYRGSSKLLLQPKNTEEVSQILKYCNSRCLAVVPQGGNTGLVGGSVPVFDEVIINVGLMRNILSFDKVIVSGVLVCEAGCILENLISFLDDEGFIMPLDLGAKGSCQIGGNVSTNAGGLRLLRYGSLHGSVLGLEAVLANGTVLDMLGTLRKDNTGYDLKHLFIGSEGSLGIVTKVSILTPPKLSSVNIAFLACEDYTSCQKLLLEAKKKLGGILSAFEFLDSDAMSLVSSTTFLGTENHGQEVIKDKHGQDFTSIDLRALPLEFWYSYASGSIFMENLEAFLLHSVESGLVANGVLAQDINQASSFWHIREGLPEALMKAGAVYKYDLSLPLEKMYDLVEEMRVQIGPAAKVVAYGHLGDGNLHLNISAPAYDDNILAKIEPFVYEWTSKNRGSISAEHGLGLMKAAKIHYSKSPETVRLMIDFDYCVFELLPDTSCLDDNHSIICLCLSA
- the LOC113699360 gene encoding D-2-hydroxyglutarate dehydrogenase, mitochondrial isoform X8, which encodes MEKWRAADRLLKFSSSCKSKQGKYFYSVATTVHRNPLFSIISPDDISYFKTLLGERGVVQDALALDAANTDWMGKYRGSSKLLLQPKNTEEVSQILKYCNSRCLAVVPQGGNTGLVGGSVPVFDEVIINVGLMRNILSFDKVIVSGVLVCEAGCILENLISFLDDEGFIMPLDLGAKGSCQIGGNVSTNAGGLRLLRYGSLHGSVLGLEAVLANGTVLDMLGTLRKDNTGYDLKHLFIGSEGSLGIVTKVSILTPPKLSSVNIAFLACEDYTSCQKLLLEAKKKLGGILSAFEFLDSDAMSLVSSTTFLGTENHGQEVIKDKHGQDFTSIDLRALPLEFWYSYASGSIFMENLEAFLLHSVESGLVANGVLAQDINQASSFWHIREGLPEALMKAGAVYKYDLSLPLEKMYDLVEEMRVQIGPAAKVVAYGHLGDGNLHLNISAPAYDDNILAKIEPFVYEWTSKNRGSISAEHGLGLMKAAKIHYSKSPETVRLMIDFDYCVFELLPDTSCLDDNHSIICLCLSA
- the LOC113699360 gene encoding D-2-hydroxyglutarate dehydrogenase, mitochondrial isoform X2, producing the protein MEKWRAADRLLKFSSRFASGTKLTCTIINYDHTHPLVSECCFFPIPFYCCKSKQGKYFYSVATTVHRNPLFSIISPDDISYFKTLLGERGVVQDALALDAANTDWMGKYRGSSKLLLQPKNTEEVSQILKYCNSRCLAVVPQGGNTGLVGGSVPVFDEVIINVGLMRNILSFDKVSGVLVCEAGCILENLISFLDDEGFIMPLDLGAKGSCQIGGNVSTNAGGLRLLRYGSLHGSVLGLEAVLANGTVLDMLGTLRKDNTGYDLKHLFIGSEGSLGIVTKVSILTPPKLSSVNIAFLACEDYTSCQKLLLEAKKKLGGILSAFEFLDSDAMSLVSSTTFLGTENHGQEVIKDKHGQDFTSIDLRALPLEFWYSYASGSIFMENLEAFLLHSVESGLVANGVLAQDINQASSFWHIREGLPEALMKAGAVYKYDLSLPLEKMYDLVEEMRVQIGPAAKVVAYGHLGDGNLHLNISAPAYDDNILAKIEPFVYEWTSKNRGSISAEHGLGLMKAAKIHYSKSPETVRLMIDFDYCVFELLPDTSCLDDNHSIICLCLSA